Proteins from a genomic interval of Desulfofustis limnaeus:
- a CDS encoding VOC family protein, translating to MIVTGLRHFTISAPTELIDRCLSFYTSVLNLRLGFRPPLATDGFWLYGGEQDLIHLEISEPGETFAGGCCHIALSCINLPAAIRRLEDLSIDYATEHLAETDQFQIFVKDPCGHTVELNFPCERL from the coding sequence ATGATCGTTACCGGACTTCGTCATTTCACTATCAGCGCCCCTACCGAGCTCATCGACCGCTGCCTGTCGTTTTACACCAGCGTGCTCAACCTACGTCTCGGTTTCAGACCACCCCTGGCAACAGATGGGTTTTGGCTTTATGGAGGTGAGCAAGACCTGATCCATCTGGAAATCAGTGAGCCGGGAGAGACCTTTGCCGGCGGGTGTTGCCATATCGCCTTGTCGTGCATCAATCTCCCTGCGGCCATTCGACGACTCGAAGACCTCAGTATCGATTACGCCACCGAGCATCTTGCGGAGACCGATCAGTTTCAAATCTTCGTCAAGGATCCCTGCGGGCACACGGTGGAGTTGAATTTTCCCTGCGAAAGGCTGTGA
- the ltrA gene encoding group II intron reverse transcriptase/maturase yields MKADDLRQADTVKGLSGRNSERTLTGAEMSPSAGKQTKAELRQQGELMEAACERSNMLLAYQRVMENKGSAGVDGIGIAEFKDHLKRHWPTIRAKLLAGAYTPSPVRRVDIPKPQGGVRTLGIPTLTDRLIQQALHQVLSPLFEPDFSESNYGFRPGRNAHQAVKAARQYVAEGRRFVVDMDLEKFFDRVNHDLLMGRVMKKVNDRRVACLIRRYLECGILTNGVVLPRTEGTPQGGPLSPLLSNILLTDLDRELERRGHAFCRYADDCNIYVKSRRSGERVMGSITRFLGEVLQLTVNEGKSAVARPWERKFLGYSMTWHKQPKLRIAPASRQRLADRIREVLKGACGRNLKKTISELSPILRGWMAYFRLTEVKGVLEELDGWIRRKLRCILWRQWKRRFTRARNLMKAGLTKERAWRSVSNQRGPWWNSGASHMNHAFRKAYFDRLGLVSLLDTMRRLQCIQ; encoded by the coding sequence ATGAAGGCAGATGATCTGCGGCAAGCAGATACCGTCAAAGGGTTATCGGGGCGGAACTCCGAGAGGACTTTGACTGGTGCCGAGATGTCCCCGTCGGCCGGCAAGCAGACGAAAGCGGAGTTGAGGCAGCAGGGTGAGCTCATGGAAGCTGCGTGTGAACGCAGCAATATGCTGCTCGCCTATCAGCGGGTGATGGAGAACAAAGGCAGTGCTGGTGTAGACGGAATAGGCATAGCCGAGTTCAAGGATCACCTTAAACGACACTGGCCGACGATCAGGGCCAAACTGCTGGCTGGGGCCTACACGCCCTCGCCAGTGCGCCGAGTGGACATTCCGAAGCCGCAGGGCGGAGTGAGGACACTTGGTATTCCAACGCTGACGGATCGTTTGATCCAGCAAGCGTTGCATCAGGTATTGTCACCATTATTCGAGCCGGACTTTTCTGAGTCGAACTATGGTTTTCGGCCAGGGCGGAATGCCCATCAGGCTGTAAAGGCGGCCAGACAGTATGTAGCTGAAGGTCGCAGATTTGTGGTGGATATGGATCTGGAGAAGTTCTTTGACCGGGTCAACCACGATCTTCTGATGGGGCGAGTTATGAAGAAGGTGAATGACAGGCGCGTGGCGTGTCTGATTCGCCGGTATCTTGAGTGCGGGATACTGACAAACGGTGTGGTGTTGCCTCGAACTGAGGGGACGCCGCAGGGCGGCCCTTTGAGTCCGCTGCTCTCCAACATCCTGCTCACGGATCTCGACCGGGAACTTGAACGAAGAGGACATGCCTTCTGCCGTTATGCTGATGACTGTAATATCTATGTCAAAAGCCGACGGTCAGGTGAACGGGTAATGGGGTCGATAACCCGTTTTCTGGGTGAAGTGCTGCAACTGACGGTCAATGAAGGCAAAAGCGCGGTGGCGCGTCCGTGGGAGCGGAAGTTTCTTGGCTACAGCATGACGTGGCACAAGCAACCCAAACTGCGGATCGCCCCTGCGAGTCGCCAACGACTGGCAGACAGAATCCGGGAAGTGCTGAAAGGCGCTTGCGGTCGTAACCTGAAGAAGACAATCAGTGAACTTTCGCCAATCCTTCGCGGCTGGATGGCCTATTTCAGGCTCACCGAAGTAAAAGGAGTGTTGGAAGAGCTTGACGGTTGGATCAGGCGTAAACTGCGCTGCATTCTTTGGCGCCAATGGAAACGTCGCTTCACGCGCGCACGCAATCTGATGAAGGCAGGGCTGACGAAGGAACGCGCCTGGCGCTCAGTGAGCAACCAGCGTGGTCCATGGTGGAACAGTGGTGCAAGCCACATGAACCACGCGTTTCGGAAAGCCTATTTTGATCGATTAGGGTTAGTGTCTTTGCTTGATACAATGCGAAGACTCCAGTGTATTCAATGA
- a CDS encoding response regulator, with translation MKRLNVLLIDDEEDYVTTLAERLCFRGIPCRVALSGRQALLSVESLPPDVMVLDFKMPDLDGLAVLKKIKQKHKHIEIVIVSAFLDAQLEEDLKQAGAYACLSKPVHLESLVDLISSAATMKQR, from the coding sequence ATGAAGAGACTCAACGTTTTACTCATTGACGACGAAGAGGACTACGTCACCACCCTGGCAGAACGTCTCTGTTTTCGGGGTATTCCCTGTCGGGTCGCGCTCAGCGGCCGCCAGGCGTTGCTCTCCGTTGAATCGCTTCCTCCGGATGTGATGGTTCTCGATTTCAAAATGCCCGATTTGGATGGCCTCGCCGTTTTGAAGAAAATCAAGCAGAAGCACAAACACATTGAGATCGTCATCGTTTCCGCCTTTCTCGATGCCCAGTTGGAGGAAGATCTGAAGCAGGCTGGGGCCTATGCCTGTTTATCCAAACCGGTACATCTGGAATCCCTGGTCGATCTCATCTCCTCTGCAGCAACCATGAAACAACGGTGA
- a CDS encoding tRNA threonylcarbamoyladenosine dehydratase, translating to MDNDQRFIRTKLLLGDAAFSRLQAGHVAIIGLGAVGGYAMEGLVRAGVGEITLVDFDTIQPSNLNRQILALDSTIGTTKVRAGECRSKDINPACRVHALELFADDQSIATILDLHPDVVIDAIDSLNPKVQILSACHHQPVKVFSSMGAALRRDPWQIRCDDIAKTHGCPLARRLRKRLRTLGVFSGITCVYSTEPVEFTYPPTDPAGLPVFDRGRQRNTLGSLPTLTALFGLTLANEAIRWLAEERP from the coding sequence ATGGACAATGATCAGCGCTTCATTCGCACCAAGCTACTACTCGGTGACGCCGCCTTCTCCCGGTTGCAAGCTGGCCATGTTGCCATTATCGGTCTCGGCGCTGTCGGCGGCTACGCCATGGAAGGTCTGGTCCGCGCCGGTGTTGGTGAGATCACTTTGGTCGACTTCGACACCATCCAGCCGAGCAACCTCAACCGGCAGATCCTGGCGCTGGATTCGACCATCGGCACCACCAAGGTCCGAGCCGGTGAGTGCCGGTCCAAAGACATCAATCCTGCCTGCCGGGTCCACGCGCTCGAGCTGTTTGCCGATGATCAGAGCATCGCAACCATTCTCGACCTGCACCCCGATGTCGTCATCGACGCCATCGACTCGCTCAACCCGAAAGTACAGATTCTGTCTGCCTGTCACCACCAGCCGGTGAAGGTCTTTTCCTCGATGGGTGCAGCTCTGCGCCGTGACCCCTGGCAGATTCGCTGCGACGATATTGCAAAGACCCACGGCTGTCCGCTGGCCCGGCGACTACGTAAACGTCTGCGCACTCTGGGAGTGTTCTCCGGCATCACGTGTGTCTATTCGACCGAGCCCGTGGAATTCACCTATCCGCCCACCGACCCTGCCGGCCTGCCAGTCTTCGATCGGGGCCGGCAAAGAAATACCCTCGGCAGCCTGCCGACCCTAACCGCTCTCTTCGGTCTAACCCTGGCCAACGAAGCAATTCGCTGGCTCGCTGAGGAGCGACCATGA
- a CDS encoding D-2-hydroxyacid dehydrogenase, producing MHKLLILDTDARQYKTLIEQRMIGRLAIATAADATSARHFLEMSDIILGRPDLVAQILDHAPRLRWVQSTFAGVDALMAPDLPTGYLLTGIKGVFGPLMSEYVLAQIVNRERNLIDAYTLQRQHVWQQQPYRGLSGLTIGIVGLGSIGRHVAKTAHHFGMRVLGMKRSPASVDHVERIFLPHQGPEFLPQVDYLVLILPATTATHHFIARKELELMKRNAVLINVGRGCTVAQDDLTTALRERIINGAILDVFEEEPLSSDSPLWDLPNVTITPHQAAFSFPEQIATIFCRNYKLFCKGRPLQHQIDFARGY from the coding sequence ATGCATAAGCTCCTCATCCTGGACACGGACGCCCGACAGTACAAAACCCTGATCGAGCAGCGGATGATCGGCCGATTGGCGATTGCGACAGCTGCCGACGCCACCTCGGCCCGTCATTTCCTGGAAATGAGTGACATCATTCTTGGCCGGCCCGACCTGGTGGCCCAGATACTCGATCACGCGCCTCGGCTCCGCTGGGTGCAATCGACCTTCGCCGGAGTGGATGCGTTAATGGCGCCAGACCTGCCCACTGGATATCTATTGACCGGTATCAAAGGTGTCTTCGGACCCTTGATGAGCGAGTATGTCCTGGCACAGATCGTCAACCGGGAACGAAACCTCATCGATGCTTACACGTTGCAGAGACAACACGTGTGGCAGCAGCAGCCGTATCGGGGACTGTCCGGTCTGACCATCGGGATTGTCGGACTGGGTTCCATAGGACGGCACGTGGCAAAAACCGCACACCATTTCGGTATGAGGGTGCTCGGAATGAAGCGCTCACCTGCGTCTGTGGACCACGTCGAACGGATCTTTTTGCCCCATCAGGGCCCCGAGTTTCTTCCTCAAGTCGATTATCTCGTGCTTATTCTTCCAGCCACCACCGCGACCCATCATTTCATCGCCAGAAAGGAGCTTGAACTGATGAAACGAAATGCCGTATTGATCAATGTCGGTCGCGGTTGTACCGTTGCCCAAGACGACTTGACAACTGCTCTTCGCGAGCGAATCATCAACGGAGCCATTCTTGATGTTTTTGAGGAAGAACCACTTTCTTCCGACAGCCCGCTATGGGACTTGCCAAACGTCACGATTACTCCGCACCAAGCAGCTTTTTCCTTTCCGGAGCAAATCGCCACTATATTCTGCCGTAATTACAAACTATTCTGCAAAGGACGCCCGCTCCAACACCAAATCGACTTTGCACGTGGCTATTGA
- the thpR gene encoding RNA 2',3'-cyclic phosphodiesterase, with protein MIRTFIALPLEASIQTRLSELGQTVPGARCVPAEQIHLTIRFIGEVEGTLFRTIKEALAQVSAAPICLSIRGVGHFPPRGNPRVLWAGVEPAAAVIGLRQHINRVLTTIGIPPEERKYHPHVTIARLHDTPLRRVTDFLTGNSLLQSSAFTIDAFALFSSTLSAKGAVHRLEALYPLSGSA; from the coding sequence ATGATTCGTACCTTTATCGCTTTGCCGCTGGAGGCGTCCATCCAAACCCGCCTCAGCGAGTTGGGACAGACCGTTCCCGGTGCCCGTTGCGTGCCGGCGGAACAGATCCATCTGACCATCCGTTTCATCGGCGAGGTGGAGGGAACGCTGTTCCGAACCATCAAGGAAGCGCTCGCACAGGTGAGCGCCGCGCCGATTTGCTTATCCATCCGCGGAGTCGGCCATTTCCCGCCACGAGGTAACCCGCGCGTGCTCTGGGCCGGAGTGGAGCCGGCGGCCGCGGTGATCGGCCTGCGCCAGCACATCAACCGCGTATTGACCACCATCGGTATCCCCCCGGAAGAGCGCAAATACCATCCTCACGTGACCATTGCCCGCTTGCACGATACGCCGTTGCGTCGGGTCACCGATTTTTTGACCGGTAACAGTTTGCTGCAATCCTCTGCCTTCACCATCGACGCATTCGCCCTGTTCTCCAGTACCTTATCGGCAAAAGGCGCTGTGCATCGACTCGAAGCCCTGTACCCGCTTTCTGGTTCTGCCTGA
- a CDS encoding winged helix-turn-helix domain-containing protein, producing the protein MARPAQLTTAMERVAQQQIQEAKTARELRTGLSVLIPKKCGCSNALVGELLGVGIATVVRMQREIREQVAGITKQKESWGGRRRQLMTFVEEQAFLEPWIAASESGGVLIVPPLHKALEQRLGRTVHPSTVYRLLARHGWRKVEPDTCHPKRDVEAQDTFKKTSHKQWQKR; encoded by the coding sequence ATGGCAAGGCCAGCACAACTTACCACGGCAATGGAAAGGGTCGCCCAGCAACAGATTCAGGAGGCCAAAACTGCCAGGGAGCTTCGTACGGGACTCAGCGTGCTGATCCCCAAGAAATGCGGCTGCTCGAACGCCTTGGTTGGAGAACTCCTCGGCGTGGGCATTGCAACAGTCGTGCGGATGCAGCGAGAAATTCGCGAACAAGTTGCCGGTATCACCAAGCAGAAAGAATCCTGGGGTGGACGACGACGACAGCTGATGACGTTTGTGGAAGAGCAAGCTTTTCTTGAACCGTGGATAGCTGCATCGGAGAGCGGTGGCGTCTTGATTGTCCCGCCGCTTCATAAGGCGCTGGAGCAGCGCCTGGGACGAACGGTCCATCCTTCGACGGTGTATCGGCTGCTCGCTCGCCACGGATGGCGCAAGGTAGAACCTGACACCTGCCATCCGAAGCGTGACGTCGAGGCGCAGGATACTTTTAAAAAAACTTCGCACAAACAGTGGCAGAAGCGCTAA
- a CDS encoding DMT family transporter: protein MLLCATLVSTSFTVGQAIAADLDPAALTLLRFLLAVVLLLPVIAIRHSLRISFVSFFRYSLISGSLVAFFYCMFLGLRTTTALHTSVLFTLVPGLSACYAAVIVRERLGINRLLALGIGLIGAVWVIFRGDLQLLLSLSWNEGDGIFFVGCLAMGWYTPLIRWLHRGEPMEVMTFWILVSGCLWLLPLGSVALLGLAWATVPVATWGWIAYLALFTTVVTFYLTQYGVAHIGPTRAMSYSYLYPALVLIVEVVIGRGWPPLRVLPGVVIVLAAMLVLQMEAVDRKA from the coding sequence ATGCTCCTCTGCGCCACTCTGGTATCCACCTCGTTCACCGTCGGGCAGGCCATCGCCGCCGACCTTGATCCGGCGGCGCTGACGTTGTTGCGATTTCTGCTCGCCGTCGTGCTGTTACTGCCGGTAATAGCAATTCGCCACAGCCTGCGGATTTCGTTCGTGTCCTTTTTCCGGTACAGTCTCATCAGCGGTAGTCTAGTGGCCTTTTTTTACTGCATGTTTCTGGGGTTGCGCACCACGACCGCCCTGCATACCAGCGTGCTTTTTACCCTGGTGCCGGGGCTTTCGGCCTGCTATGCGGCGGTGATTGTTCGAGAACGCCTGGGGATCAATCGATTGCTGGCCTTAGGGATCGGTTTGATCGGGGCGGTGTGGGTGATTTTCCGCGGTGATCTGCAGCTATTGCTCAGCCTCTCGTGGAACGAAGGCGACGGGATCTTCTTTGTCGGCTGTCTGGCCATGGGCTGGTATACGCCACTGATCCGCTGGTTACATCGCGGTGAGCCGATGGAGGTGATGACATTCTGGATTCTGGTCAGTGGCTGCCTGTGGTTGCTGCCGCTCGGGTCGGTAGCTCTTCTTGGTCTGGCCTGGGCCACGGTGCCGGTAGCGACTTGGGGCTGGATCGCCTATCTCGCCCTTTTTACGACGGTGGTCACCTTTTATCTGACCCAGTATGGCGTGGCGCATATCGGGCCGACTCGTGCCATGTCGTATAGCTATCTCTACCCAGCCCTGGTCCTCATCGTCGAGGTGGTGATCGGTAGAGGGTGGCCGCCGCTTCGAGTCCTGCCCGGTGTCGTCATTGTCCTGGCGGCCATGCTGGTCCTGCAGATGGAAGCCGTTGACCGTAAGGCTTGA
- a CDS encoding enoyl-CoA hydratase/isomerase family protein, whose product MKYDHLLTEVGERFVGTIMLNRPDQLNTFTSQLAAELLDALKAMDRDSNVRVILLKGAGRAFCAGIDVHELAGKTTIEYRRWIEHMEQPLVAIATMSKPVIAQVQGVAAANGMGLVAAADLAIAAENCKMGLTAINVGLNCVGPILPVARCVGRKKALELLLYGNLIKAPEALALGLVNRIVAAEDLEGEALVWAEDLARRSPLAIQIAKRAFYAAEDMDYFRQFDLMNEAFARLCSTDDAKEGVSAFFEKRKPVWQER is encoded by the coding sequence ATGAAATATGATCATCTGCTCACCGAGGTTGGCGAACGTTTTGTCGGCACTATTATGTTGAATCGCCCTGATCAGCTCAACACCTTTACCAGTCAGCTGGCTGCTGAGCTGCTCGACGCCCTGAAGGCCATGGACCGGGACAGCAACGTACGGGTGATTCTGCTGAAAGGTGCGGGGCGGGCCTTCTGTGCCGGCATCGATGTCCATGAGTTGGCGGGGAAAACGACCATCGAATATCGTCGCTGGATTGAGCACATGGAGCAGCCACTGGTGGCTATCGCGACCATGAGCAAACCGGTGATCGCTCAGGTGCAGGGAGTTGCTGCGGCAAACGGAATGGGCTTGGTTGCCGCGGCGGACTTGGCCATTGCCGCTGAAAATTGCAAAATGGGGTTGACGGCGATCAACGTCGGTCTCAATTGTGTCGGACCGATTCTTCCTGTCGCCCGCTGTGTGGGACGGAAAAAAGCTCTGGAATTACTGCTCTATGGCAATTTGATCAAAGCACCCGAGGCCCTCGCCCTGGGACTGGTTAATCGAATTGTGGCTGCAGAGGATCTCGAGGGCGAAGCTCTGGTGTGGGCGGAGGATCTGGCAAGAAGGAGCCCGCTGGCGATTCAGATTGCCAAGAGAGCCTTTTACGCCGCAGAAGATATGGATTATTTCCGTCAGTTTGATTTGATGAATGAGGCCTTTGCGCGATTGTGCAGTACCGATGACGCAAAAGAAGGTGTCAGCGCTTTTTTTGAAAAGAGAAAGCCTGTCTGGCAGGAACGGTGA
- a CDS encoding ABC transporter permease — translation MNVRRIWIMFLARNKEFFRDKAAFGWNFAFPFLIIIGFGIIFGEEQLQKFTVGIIDKPPNTTIPATTQISASFLDNQAIRFTTITDQDEGLQKIKLHKIDLLIDDSSVPPTYWVNSDSPNGAIVEQLFLASLTEDIRAPSVRQVVSGEQVRYVDWFFPGIMAMNMMFSALWGVGYIIVRYRKNGALKRLKATPLTAFEYLSAQLLSRIFLLMFTFGVVWFGCDLIFDFRMQGSLFLFLLTFFLGGLSLCSIGLLLAARGSSEEFTSGVLNFISWPMMFLSEVWFSLEGAPHWVQQISWLFPLTHILSAARKIMNEGAGFADIRLEYGLMLLTTVIFLSLAARLFSWNE, via the coding sequence ATGAACGTACGCCGCATCTGGATCATGTTTCTCGCCCGGAATAAGGAATTCTTTCGCGATAAAGCCGCCTTCGGCTGGAATTTTGCCTTCCCTTTCCTGATCATCATCGGCTTTGGCATTATTTTCGGTGAAGAACAATTGCAGAAGTTCACTGTCGGCATCATCGACAAACCACCCAACACCACGATACCGGCAACAACGCAGATCAGCGCTTCGTTTCTGGACAACCAAGCCATCCGTTTCACCACGATCACCGATCAGGATGAGGGTCTGCAAAAGATCAAACTGCACAAGATCGATTTGCTGATCGATGACTCAAGCGTCCCGCCCACGTATTGGGTAAACAGCGACTCCCCCAACGGCGCCATCGTTGAACAGCTGTTTCTCGCCTCGTTGACCGAGGACATTCGGGCACCATCGGTTCGCCAGGTGGTAAGCGGCGAACAAGTCCGTTACGTGGACTGGTTCTTCCCCGGAATCATGGCCATGAATATGATGTTTTCAGCACTCTGGGGCGTGGGCTATATCATTGTCCGCTATCGCAAGAACGGCGCACTCAAGCGGCTGAAGGCAACGCCGCTGACCGCTTTCGAATATCTCAGCGCTCAGCTGCTTTCCCGTATCTTCTTGTTGATGTTCACCTTTGGTGTGGTCTGGTTCGGATGCGATCTCATTTTCGACTTCCGCATGCAGGGCTCGTTGTTCCTCTTCCTGCTCACCTTCTTCCTCGGCGGTCTCAGCCTCTGTTCTATCGGTCTTCTCCTGGCCGCCCGCGGCAGCAGTGAGGAATTCACCAGCGGCGTACTCAACTTTATCAGCTGGCCGATGATGTTTCTCTCCGAAGTCTGGTTTTCCTTGGAAGGCGCGCCGCATTGGGTACAGCAGATCTCCTGGTTGTTTCCGCTGACCCATATTCTCAGCGCCGCCCGCAAGATCATGAACGAGGGAGCCGGATTTGCCGATATCCGTCTGGAATACGGCTTGATGCTCCTGACCACCGTGATCTTTCTCTCTCTGGCCGCTCGGCTCTTTTCCTGGAACGAGTGA
- a CDS encoding IS630 family transposase, giving the protein MAEALTRNSKGLPARLMFQDEARFGRLSDPRRCWAPWPIRPLVRKTLIREYVYAYAAVTPADGHLEWMLADDMAAKTMGLFLRQVAQNHPNEFVIMVLDGAPSHRSRELEIPEQMALIRLPPYSPELNPAERLWDELREKEFANKVFDSLEAAVIQLALGLWRLESAPAATQSLTGWQWILESS; this is encoded by the coding sequence GTGGCAGAAGCGCTAACCAGGAACAGCAAAGGCTTGCCCGCACGTCTGATGTTCCAGGATGAAGCGCGCTTCGGCCGGTTGAGCGATCCTCGTCGTTGCTGGGCGCCCTGGCCGATCCGTCCGCTGGTGCGGAAAACGCTAATCCGTGAGTATGTATATGCGTATGCCGCGGTGACTCCGGCCGACGGTCACCTCGAATGGATGCTGGCTGACGATATGGCCGCCAAAACCATGGGGCTGTTCTTGCGACAAGTCGCACAGAACCACCCCAACGAGTTTGTGATAATGGTGCTGGATGGTGCTCCATCGCACCGTTCCCGTGAGTTGGAGATACCGGAGCAGATGGCTTTGATACGGTTACCTCCCTACTCTCCGGAATTGAACCCAGCCGAACGTTTATGGGATGAACTCCGAGAAAAGGAATTTGCCAATAAGGTCTTTGACTCTCTCGAAGCTGCCGTAATTCAGCTGGCCCTCGGCCTGTGGCGCTTGGAAAGCGCCCCGGCAGCGACTCAGTCCTTGACTGGTTGGCAGTGGATATTAGAATCATCTTGA
- a CDS encoding FAD:protein FMN transferase, which produces MITKQTSCNSRRRLFLKYSGLLGLGSVAGSLLPVEHAEALLFHKKEYKVSNTRLAMGTYVAMTAIHPSRDQAEEAFGRAFAEIERLSKIFSRYDASSPVTELNHSGRLKGMPVEMQEVLDRASEFHRQTDGMFDITVSPIVDLYRHCRADGREPKASEIEQALQLVDSTGLKMKDGTIRFSREGMGITLDGIAKGYIVDRASQVLIGQGIDNHLINAGGDIKTSGSAARGRKWTIAVQDPRKERAYPDIIEMGTGAIATSGNYEVYYDREKVFHHIVNGRSGYSPLLSASVSVIASSVLEADALSTAVFVYEPDLGLNFMNQRPHCECLIVQRDGQVRTSAGWYG; this is translated from the coding sequence ATGATTACGAAACAGACGAGTTGTAATAGCAGGCGCCGCTTATTCTTGAAGTACTCAGGACTGCTCGGTCTCGGCAGCGTAGCCGGGAGTTTGTTGCCCGTTGAGCATGCGGAGGCGCTTCTTTTCCATAAGAAAGAATACAAGGTGAGCAACACCCGTCTCGCCATGGGGACGTACGTGGCGATGACGGCTATTCACCCATCCCGTGACCAAGCCGAAGAGGCCTTTGGGCGGGCTTTCGCGGAAATTGAAAGGTTGAGCAAAATCTTCAGTCGCTACGACGCTTCCTCCCCGGTGACTGAATTGAACCACAGCGGTCGGCTTAAAGGGATGCCTGTCGAGATGCAGGAAGTGCTAGACAGGGCCTCGGAGTTCCATCGGCAAACTGATGGCATGTTTGATATTACCGTTTCTCCGATCGTCGATCTCTACCGGCATTGTCGGGCGGACGGTCGTGAACCGAAGGCATCGGAAATCGAACAGGCGTTGCAACTGGTCGACAGCACCGGTTTGAAGATGAAAGATGGAACAATTCGATTTTCCCGGGAGGGAATGGGTATTACCCTGGATGGTATCGCCAAGGGCTATATTGTCGATCGTGCCTCGCAGGTACTCATCGGGCAGGGAATCGACAATCATCTGATCAATGCCGGTGGCGATATCAAGACCAGCGGTTCAGCGGCCAGGGGACGAAAATGGACCATTGCCGTTCAGGACCCTCGCAAAGAAAGAGCGTACCCCGATATAATTGAAATGGGGACCGGTGCCATAGCCACCTCTGGCAACTATGAAGTCTATTATGATCGGGAAAAGGTCTTTCATCATATTGTAAACGGTCGATCCGGTTATTCTCCCCTGCTTTCCGCAAGTGTTTCCGTCATAGCCTCATCAGTACTTGAGGCCGATGCCTTGTCCACAGCTGTATTTGTTTACGAGCCGGACCTAGGACTGAACTTCATGAACCAAAGGCCACACTGTGAATGTCTGATTGTGCAACGAGACGGCCAGGTTCGGACTTCCGCCGGCTGGTATGGTTGA
- a CDS encoding dihydrofolate reductase, producing the protein MPEVIIVVAVARNGVIGDRGKLPWHLPSDLRHFKETTMGHPLVMGRKTFEAIGKPLPGRENIVLSRDAARSFPGCKTCRSLADALDYCKDKEKIFVIGGGELFRAALPVTDTIIVTALERDVPGDVSFPSIDSRQFAIVEQKRLVREEPYSIIHYQRIRT; encoded by the coding sequence ATGCCCGAAGTAATCATCGTCGTCGCCGTCGCTCGCAATGGCGTTATCGGAGATCGGGGCAAGCTACCCTGGCATCTCCCCTCGGACCTCCGTCATTTCAAAGAAACAACCATGGGGCATCCGTTGGTGATGGGGAGAAAGACCTTCGAGGCCATAGGCAAACCGTTACCCGGCCGGGAGAACATCGTGCTTAGCCGTGACGCCGCCCGTTCATTTCCCGGGTGCAAGACCTGCAGGTCCCTGGCCGACGCACTGGACTATTGCAAAGACAAGGAAAAAATTTTCGTGATTGGCGGCGGCGAACTATTCCGAGCTGCTCTTCCGGTGACCGACACCATCATCGTCACGGCTCTCGAGCGTGATGTGCCAGGGGACGTCTCGTTTCCCTCCATTGATTCGAGACAATTCGCCATTGTCGAGCAAAAGCGCTTGGTTCGCGAAGAGCCCTACTCCATCATCCACTATCAGCGAATCCGGACCTAA